The Flavobacteriaceae bacterium 3519-10 genome includes a window with the following:
- a CDS encoding Arsenate reductase — translation MIKVLHNNACSKSRAILEHLDENNVHFEIIDFIENPLSETELRTVVKKLNTDVKDLIRKNDPLFREKYCDKEYTEDEWIKILLESPSLMQRPILIKGSVAMIGRPIENVRFFIEK, via the coding sequence ATGATTAAAGTGCTCCATAATAACGCGTGTTCCAAATCGAGAGCGATTTTAGAGCATCTGGATGAAAATAATGTTCATTTTGAAATCATCGATTTCATTGAAAATCCGCTGAGTGAAACTGAACTGAGAACCGTCGTTAAAAAGCTGAATACGGACGTTAAGGATCTTATCCGCAAAAACGATCCTCTTTTCCGCGAGAAATATTGCGATAAAGAATACACCGAAGACGAATGGATTAAAATTCTGCTTGAATCGCCTTCGCTGATGCAGAGACCGATCTTAATTAAAGGTTCGGTAGCCATGATTGGCAGACCTATTGAAAACGTACGGTTCTTTATAGAAAAGTAA
- a CDS encoding Deoxyadenosine kinase has product MHIAVTGNIGAGKTTLTTMLAKHYGWDAQFEDVDHNPYLGDFYADMSKWSFALQIYFLGSRFRQVKEIRDSGKNIVQDRTIYEDAHIFAENLNDMSLMTDRDFNNYSAVFGLMKSFVSAPDLLIYLKSDVPNLVKKIYKRGREYEATISIEYLSKLNQKYEKWISGYQEGKLLIIEVDDLDFVEKPEDFGLILEKIETELHGLF; this is encoded by the coding sequence ATGCACATTGCGGTTACAGGAAACATCGGCGCGGGAAAAACAACTTTAACCACGATGTTAGCCAAACATTACGGCTGGGACGCCCAGTTCGAAGACGTTGATCACAACCCTTATCTCGGAGATTTTTATGCCGATATGAGCAAATGGAGTTTCGCACTGCAGATCTATTTTCTCGGCAGCCGTTTCCGCCAGGTTAAAGAGATCCGCGACAGTGGCAAAAACATTGTGCAGGACCGTACAATCTATGAAGATGCCCACATTTTTGCAGAAAACCTTAACGATATGAGTTTGATGACCGACCGCGACTTCAATAATTATTCCGCCGTGTTTGGTTTGATGAAGAGTTTCGTTTCGGCTCCGGATTTGCTGATCTATTTAAAATCTGATGTTCCGAACCTTGTAAAGAAGATTTATAAGCGTGGCCGCGAATATGAAGCCACCATTTCAATTGAATACCTGTCTAAACTGAACCAGAAATATGAAAAATGGATTTCGGGCTACCAGGAAGGGAAACTGCTGATCATCGAAGTTGACGATCTTGATTTTGTTGAGAAACCTGAAGATTTTGGTTTGATTCTAGAAAAAATTGAGACTGAATTACACGGTCTGTTTTAA
- a CDS encoding Glutamine cyclotransferase, giving the protein MSIFEKNLHMTIRTFIALLAFMFVLSCNKDKEILNTLNDYNLSMENKGYHFGDAIELPKDVADNAESITISFGDKETSKLIVDPAFFTLGDNAVTFNIKKKNGEIISQDATINVFAKNPEAELKYDIVKEYPHDSANFVQGFLIEGNTIYESDGQKGSSRIIKYNLGSTTPIAATPQPAEIFSEGAAIIGDKIYQLTWLHKKGFIYNKSDLSLIGEFAYPNVVGEGWGLTYDGKNLILSDGTKNIYFLNPANPSEIVRYISVAGHTEAFDKLNELEYHRGFIYANVWQKPVILKINPANGEVVGKFDFSEIAKLHTTNEDDVLNGIAFKGENMLVTGKNWDKIYEVAIK; this is encoded by the coding sequence ATGAGTATTTTTGAAAAAAATCTACATATGACGATCCGGACTTTCATCGCTTTGCTTGCTTTTATGTTTGTACTGTCGTGCAACAAAGACAAAGAAATTCTTAACACGCTGAACGACTACAACCTGTCTATGGAAAACAAAGGTTACCATTTTGGCGACGCCATAGAACTGCCGAAAGACGTTGCTGATAACGCCGAAAGTATAACGATCAGTTTTGGCGACAAAGAAACTTCAAAACTTATTGTCGATCCTGCATTTTTTACTTTAGGCGATAACGCGGTAACATTCAATATAAAAAAGAAAAACGGCGAAATAATCAGTCAGGATGCCACAATTAATGTATTTGCAAAAAATCCTGAAGCCGAACTCAAATACGATATCGTTAAAGAATATCCGCATGATTCGGCGAACTTTGTACAGGGTTTCCTGATTGAAGGCAATACAATTTATGAATCCGACGGCCAGAAGGGTTCGTCGAGAATTATAAAATATAACCTCGGAAGCACTACACCTATTGCTGCTACACCGCAGCCGGCTGAAATTTTTTCTGAAGGCGCTGCGATTATCGGCGATAAGATTTACCAACTTACCTGGCTGCACAAAAAAGGTTTTATCTATAACAAAAGCGACCTAAGCCTCATCGGAGAATTTGCCTACCCGAACGTTGTGGGCGAAGGTTGGGGCCTTACATATGACGGTAAGAACCTGATTCTTTCCGACGGAACCAAAAACATTTACTTTCTGAACCCTGCGAACCCGTCAGAAATCGTACGATATATCTCAGTTGCCGGACATACAGAAGCATTTGACAAGCTGAACGAACTCGAATACCACAGAGGTTTTATCTACGCAAACGTGTGGCAGAAGCCCGTTATTCTAAAAATAAATCCTGCAAACGGAGAAGTGGTAGGCAAATTCGATTTTTCTGAAATCGCAAAACTTCATACGACCAACGAAGATGACGTGCTTAATGGTATCGCTTTTAAAGGAGAAAACATGCTTGTAACAGGCAAAAACTGGGATAAGATTTATGAAGTTGCGATAAAATAA
- a CDS encoding Aminopeptidase M1 family protein has protein sequence MKKTLCVLILSSGFAFGQTFTKQDSLKGSNTAFRDFWDVKKYEISVEPNLADQSVSGSNTITFEILKDVTNPVFQIDLQQSMNYKITGSSEKLCTSRRDGDFIFVETIKNYKKGEKHSFTVQFWGNPTIAKNAPWDGGWVFKKDDNGNPFVSVAQEGIGASVWLPIKDIWSDEPDQGIVMKIITPKDLVGVGNGKLLSTTTENNRNIYTWEVKNPINAYSIVPSIGKYVNFKETYDGEKGKLDLDYWVLDYNLDKAQKQFAQVKPMMKAFEYWFGPYPFYEDSYKLVETPYLGMEHQSNVAYGNGYRNGYLGRDLSGTGVGLNWDFIIVHETGHEWFANNITAKDQADMWIHEGFTSYSETLFTENYMDKNSAEKYVQGIRRNIENDIPIIGQYGVRNEGSGDMYYKGANMLHTIRQVINDDEKFRQILRGLGKDFYHQTVTTHQIENYISEKAGIDFSSVFNQYLRTVDIPTLEYSQTGKMLKFRYTNSVENLKLPLRINGNQLISPSTSWQTVQLNDSGSVKLDANYYVNYQKI, from the coding sequence ATGAAAAAGACTTTGTGCGTCCTGATTTTAAGTTCCGGATTTGCGTTTGGGCAGACATTTACGAAGCAGGATTCCCTAAAAGGATCGAACACCGCATTCCGCGATTTCTGGGATGTAAAAAAATACGAAATTTCGGTTGAACCCAATCTCGCCGACCAATCGGTTTCAGGCAGCAATACAATTACATTCGAGATTTTAAAAGACGTAACAAATCCTGTTTTCCAGATCGATCTGCAGCAGTCGATGAATTACAAAATCACCGGATCAAGTGAAAAACTGTGTACTTCAAGACGTGATGGCGACTTTATCTTCGTCGAAACTATAAAAAACTATAAAAAAGGGGAGAAACATTCGTTCACCGTTCAGTTTTGGGGGAATCCAACAATTGCGAAAAACGCGCCGTGGGACGGTGGCTGGGTCTTTAAAAAAGATGACAACGGAAATCCGTTCGTCAGCGTAGCGCAGGAAGGAATTGGCGCCTCTGTTTGGCTGCCGATAAAAGACATCTGGAGCGACGAGCCGGATCAGGGAATAGTTATGAAAATTATTACACCCAAAGATTTGGTGGGAGTTGGTAACGGTAAACTGCTCTCTACAACAACCGAAAACAACCGGAACATCTATACGTGGGAGGTTAAAAACCCAATCAATGCCTACTCTATCGTGCCAAGCATCGGCAAATACGTAAACTTCAAAGAAACGTATGACGGTGAGAAAGGAAAACTTGACCTCGATTATTGGGTCTTGGATTATAATCTCGATAAAGCCCAAAAACAGTTCGCGCAGGTGAAGCCGATGATGAAGGCTTTTGAATACTGGTTTGGGCCTTATCCGTTTTATGAAGATTCTTACAAACTCGTCGAAACGCCTTATCTCGGGATGGAGCATCAGAGCAATGTAGCCTATGGAAATGGCTACCGAAACGGCTATTTAGGCCGCGATCTGTCGGGAACCGGCGTCGGACTTAACTGGGATTTCATCATCGTACACGAAACGGGACATGAATGGTTTGCCAACAACATCACGGCAAAAGATCAGGCCGACATGTGGATCCACGAAGGTTTCACAAGCTATTCTGAAACGCTGTTCACCGAAAATTACATGGATAAGAATTCAGCTGAAAAATATGTGCAGGGAATCCGCCGAAATATCGAAAATGACATTCCGATCATCGGCCAGTACGGCGTACGCAACGAGGGCAGCGGCGACATGTATTATAAAGGTGCAAATATGCTGCACACGATCCGGCAGGTGATTAATGATGATGAAAAGTTCCGTCAGATTTTAAGAGGTTTGGGTAAAGATTTTTACCATCAGACGGTGACAACGCATCAGATTGAAAACTACATTTCCGAAAAAGCCGGGATTGATTTTTCATCAGTTTTTAACCAATATCTACGGACAGTTGATATTCCGACCTTAGAATATTCCCAAACAGGGAAAATGTTAAAATTCCGTTACACCAATTCGGTTGAAAATCTGAAATTACCGCTCCGTATTAATGGAAATCAATTAATTTCACCTTCCACAAGCTGGCAAACCGTTCAGTTGAATGACAGCGGTTCGGTAAAACTCGATGCGAATTATTACGTGAACTATCAAAAAATTTAA
- a CDS encoding sensor histidine kinase, translating to MKRRSFLSKINNWVIYFFLTLAVTSVVVASVILIDYLRKEEIKRIELFATAIKYQQEEIIEDPMTLDLLLQISKTNNTIPVIVTDKNKQPLGIQKNIPEHIESDPQKMLSLLKKMENSYQPIELQMPDGNNQYVFYMNSTLLNNLRYSPYILGLLVLAYISFSFWFLRTIKKTDEGYVWAGLAKETAHQIGTPLSSMIGWIEILRMENENSEGVKEIENDINRLKTISERFSKIGSVPELNDLNINETLQQNYNYLKSRISTKVRFMLILPPHEVLIPHNRILLSWVIENIVKNAVDSMKGEGKLEIELYEKNRSTVIDFKDSGSGMTGYQANNAFKAGYSTKKRGWGLGLSLAKRVIKEFHRGDIKIAQTEVGKGTTFRITIRNS from the coding sequence ATGAAGCGCCGAAGTTTTCTTTCTAAAATCAATAATTGGGTCATCTATTTCTTTCTCACACTTGCCGTCACCAGCGTTGTGGTGGCCTCTGTGATTCTTATTGATTATTTGAGGAAGGAAGAAATAAAAAGGATTGAACTTTTTGCGACAGCAATAAAATACCAGCAGGAAGAAATCATCGAAGATCCGATGACGCTCGATCTGCTTCTTCAGATCAGCAAAACAAACAATACAATTCCGGTTATTGTAACCGATAAAAATAAGCAGCCACTTGGGATCCAGAAAAATATACCTGAACATATTGAAAGTGATCCTCAAAAAATGCTTTCGCTGTTGAAAAAAATGGAGAATTCTTACCAACCAATCGAACTTCAGATGCCCGATGGGAACAACCAGTACGTTTTCTACATGAACTCCACGCTGCTCAACAATCTTCGCTATTCGCCTTATATACTGGGTTTGCTGGTTTTGGCATACATTTCATTTTCATTCTGGTTTCTACGCACGATTAAGAAAACCGACGAAGGCTATGTATGGGCGGGATTGGCGAAAGAAACTGCGCACCAGATTGGTACTCCGCTGTCTTCGATGATCGGCTGGATTGAGATTTTGCGCATGGAAAATGAAAACAGCGAGGGTGTGAAAGAGATAGAAAACGATATCAACCGCCTCAAAACTATTTCAGAAAGGTTTTCTAAAATCGGTTCTGTTCCGGAGCTTAACGATTTGAATATCAATGAAACCCTTCAGCAGAATTACAATTATTTAAAGTCAAGGATCTCAACCAAAGTACGTTTCATGCTGATTTTGCCGCCTCATGAAGTTCTGATTCCGCACAACCGCATACTGCTGAGTTGGGTCATTGAGAATATCGTGAAAAACGCTGTCGATTCGATGAAAGGTGAGGGCAAACTTGAAATTGAGCTGTATGAAAAAAACAGGTCCACAGTCATTGATTTTAAAGACAGCGGATCCGGAATGACCGGTTATCAGGCAAATAACGCGTTCAAGGCCGGATATTCCACCAAAAAACGGGGCTGGGGTTTAGGGCTTTCCCTGGCTAAAAGAGTGATTAAAGAATTTCACCGCGGCGACATCAAGATCGCGCAAACCGAAGTTGGTAAGGGTACTACGTTCAGGATTACGATTCGGAATTCTTAA